One region of Phragmites australis chromosome 18, lpPhrAust1.1, whole genome shotgun sequence genomic DNA includes:
- the LOC133899444 gene encoding lysine-rich arabinogalactan protein 18-like: MWWRPSQASQASPLLGLPSLSGDPTSTASCPSDLVAVPPCPASPPVRHRSTASPLRHQPTAPLPRPPRLATASPPPLLGLPAQPPRLHVVALLARPRRHASMGHNLPVAPP, encoded by the coding sequence ATGTGGTGGCGCCCCTCCCAGGCCTCCCAGGCGTCgcccctccttggcctcccaTCTCTGTCCGGTGATCCTACCTCCACAGCCTCCTGCCCTTCTGACCTGGTGGCCGTCCCTCCCTGCCCCGCCTCCCCACCAGTTCGCCACCGCAGCACCGCCTCGCCTCTCCGCCATCAGCCCACTGCCCCGCTGCCTCGGCCTCCCCGCTTGGCCACCGCCTCCCCGCCGCCCCTCCTCGGCCTCCCTGCCCAGCCGCCCCGCCTCCATGTCGTCGCCCTCCTCGCTCGACCACGGCGCCACGCCTCCATGGGCCACAACCTCCCTGTTGCCCCTCCCTAG